The Paenarthrobacter aurescens region GGACATCCCGGACAAGTACGATCTCTCCTCCATCAGGGTGCTGGGCTCGGTGGGCGAATCCATCAACCCCGAGGCGTGGATGTGGTACCGCGACGTCATCGGTGCCAACGCCGGCAAGAACGGTGAAAAGAAGGAACACCCGGCCCCGATCGTGGACACCTGGTGGCAGACCGAAACCGGTGCGCAGATGATCGCCCCGCTGCCCGGTGTCACGGCTACCAAGCCCGGCTCGGCGCAGGTTCCGCTTCCCGGCATCGCCGTGGACGTAGTGGATGAGAACGGCCAGTCCGTGGCCAACGGCGAAGGCGGCTACCTGGTGGTCCGTGAACCGTGGCCGTCCATGCTGCGTGGCATCTGGGGTGACCCGGAACGCTTCAAGGACACCTATTGGTCCCGTTTCGAAGCCATGTACTTCGCCGGAGACGGGGCCAAGAAGGACGAGGACGGCGATGTCTGGCTCCTGGGCCGTGTGGACGACGTCATGAACGTTTCCGGACACCGCCTCTCCACCACGGAGATCGAGTCCGCACTGGTCAGCCACCCGTCAGTCGCTGAAGCGGCCGTTGTGGGTGCCGCTGACGAGACCACCGGACAGGCCGTCGTCGCGTTCGTCATCCTCCGCGGTGACGCCGTCAACAACGGTGACGAGACAGTCCTGGAACTGCGCAACCACGTGGGCAAGGAAATTGGTCCCATTGCCAAGCCCAAGCAGCTGCTGATCGTTCCGGAACTGCCCAAGACGCGCTCCGGAAAAATTGTCCGACGCCTGCTCAAGGACATCGCAGAAGGCCGCGATACCGGCGACGCCACCACACTGGCAGACCCCGGCATCATGCAACAGATTGCGGAATCGCTCCGCAAGTAGCGTCCCGCACAGTGGAATAACGACGGCGTCGCTCACCTTCGCAGGCGAGCGGCGCCGTCGCGCATGGCCTGCCGTGCTGCCGGTGCCCTGCGCCCTAGACTGGAGCCAGACTCAGCCCCATGTTTGACGAGGTTCCCAGAAAGGCACTGATGCTTCAGGCAGCACGCCACTCCGCCATCATTGACGCCGTCCAACGCGAACGCGTGGTGCGTGTCTCGGACCTCGCCCAACTCCTGGGCGTCTCCCCCATGACTGTGCGCCGTGACATCGAAGCACTCGAAGAAGCCGGCCGCGTTGAACGCATCCACGGCGGAGCGAAACTTCCCGGTGACGCCAGCACCCACGAGCCCGGATTCGAACTGAAATCCACGCAACTGCCTGCCGAAAAGCACGCCATAGCGGTGGAAGCAGCAGCCCTGGTCCAGGAAGGCATGGCTATTGGCCTGGGCGCCGGCACCACCACCTGGGCCTTGGCCAAGGAACTCGTCAACGGACCCCGCATCACCGTGGTCACCAACTCGGTACGCATCGCCGACCTCTTCCACCACGGCTCCTCATCAGGGCCCGCACGCTTCGGCTCCACCGTGATCCTGATCGGTGGAGAGCGGACCCCCTCTGATGCACTGGTGGGCCCCATAGCCACCTCATCGCTGAAGCAACTCCATTTGGACGTCCTGTTCCTGGGCGTCCACGGCATGGATGCGCACGCCGGATTCACCACGCCCAACCTGTTGGAGGCCGAAACCAACCGCGCTTTCATGACCTCCGCACGGAGCACAGTGATCCTGGCAGATCACAGCAAGTGGGGTGTGGTGGGCATAGCCTCGATCGCACGGTTGGAAGAAGCCGACGAGCTGATCACGGACTCGCTGCTAGGCGAGGACGCACGGCGCGTGCTGGCCGAGAACGTGGCAAAACTGCGGATCGCCGAAGCGTAGGAACTACGCTGCAGCCCCCACCCTGGACGAAATAGCCGATCCCAGCAGCAGAACCCTGAACGTACGCTCAGTGGCCTCCTGAAGGAGCATGGCACCCTCTGCTACAGCCCGGTTCAAGTCCATGGGAATGGGAATGATCCCGGCAATGGCATCGATTCCCGCAGCATGAACGTCAGCTGCGTCCTTGCCGATGGAACCGGCGAAGGCCAGCACCGGCACGCCGGCACGCTGTGCTCGCCTTGCTACCTCCGCCGGAACCTTGCCGCGGGGTGTTTGGAAATCTATGGCGCCCTCAGCCGTGACCACAAGATCCGCCTTGGCAATATGGGCATCGAGGTCTATCCCGGCCAGTCCGGAGTCCAGCAAGAGCTCGAACCGTGGCACCA contains the following coding sequences:
- a CDS encoding DeoR/GlpR family DNA-binding transcription regulator, which translates into the protein MLQAARHSAIIDAVQRERVVRVSDLAQLLGVSPMTVRRDIEALEEAGRVERIHGGAKLPGDASTHEPGFELKSTQLPAEKHAIAVEAAALVQEGMAIGLGAGTTTWALAKELVNGPRITVVTNSVRIADLFHHGSSSGPARFGSTVILIGGERTPSDALVGPIATSSLKQLHLDVLFLGVHGMDAHAGFTTPNLLEAETNRAFMTSARSTVILADHSKWGVVGIASIARLEEADELITDSLLGEDARRVLAENVAKLRIAEA